The Vitis vinifera cultivar Pinot Noir 40024 chromosome 16, ASM3070453v1 DNA segment aaataaagaaattgttttAGGAGATTATAATATAATGGCTAGTGACTTAAGAGcttaattaatttatagttTCATCATTCAAGGATGGTGCATGTGCCACTAACTCGAGCTGACGTAAACTCAATTCTACCTTCATAAAAAGTCATATAGATGGATTAGGGCATAATTtatgaatcaaaatttaaataaatcccCTAAATTTGAAGGCATAACTGTAATGAcccattttttcttatatagatATTATTCATTCGATGTCAAATAggctttcataattttaatataagtcGATATGATTAAAAGCGATTCATATACATGTTATGTAAAAACGAGAatagacaacaaaaaaaataaaaacattcatatttatataaaaaaaaccctaCACGGGAAAACTAcagataaatgagaaaaaaaatctctatattaaaaattaatataaaaggggAGAGAATCGAGTGGTTACTATGTAGACATAAACATCATTATCCTAAATTTTATATACCATTGCATGACCCTAAATCTTATTGACTTGATCTTTCCATTACCACCACAAACCATTCAAAAAAtctcataagttttttttatcatccaTGTCACATGGTGAGCTTTTTGAGTCACCAAGCTCTAACAATATACATCCTTACAATTTCAAATCGAATAATTGATGGGATAAGTTTTGTCCACCCCTTATTTGAGGTATGCTAAGAGATTAAGCTAGTAGAGTAATCAATGGAAAGACATGTCGTAGGAATAAGGAAACATGTGTTATAAAAAAACACCACATACTTCAATCAAACTAAATTAGTAAAATCTAGTATAGATTTGAGTTGTAAATAGAGAGCACAATGGGGCGGGTTCAAGACAAGGTTACCCCATCTCAATCCTATCTcgtttatccaaaataatttttatcatcgtttcgtttaaaaaattaaataggcaGGACAggaataattatattaaaataaatatattttataaataattaaattattatattttttttataatttattttattttaaaaaataattttatatataatcagaCAAGATAGACGTGTGGTGGGACAAAGCAATATCCGAATCCACCCACGCATAcggggttttaaaaaaaaattcaaaaccattTCAAATCCATTTAGTTCAAATTGAAACTCGTTTCATTAAGGGTGACGGGACAGGACGGGATGGGACGGCGTATCCGAAGAAATCTTTCACATTTTCATCCCTAGTTGTAAACAGTGAATTTTTCCGATTGCTTTCGAAGTAACTCGTTGACATCGCCTTATTTTGTTGACCAGGATAAAACATCGCTCCCCAACCAATCAAAACGATGTCGTAAAAGTTATGGTAGCAGACTAGCGAGGTGATGTTACACGTGCACCTGATAACTCTTTGGTTTTTTACGAAAACAGCAAGCAATGTCGGTCCTGTTATCTAGTTTACACGTGGGCACGCCCCACTATCATCCGTCAACACCATTGATGTTACCCCCTGAATCCTACTCTCTTAAATTATATAGTCACATATTTAATTAccttaaataattaatatcttCATATaatgttaaattattattttactaagtcgtattttttttttaactttttataattttatttataaaaataaaaaatactagcttctatataaaataaacttaccttaaaaaataataatttaaaaacctttaaaaaattaaaatttcaataaatatttactacttaaattttaaaaatctaaaaataatttttaagtacagaatataatttttatttaaaaaaaaacatattcaattgaattttttttttcaatgaatatattaaaaggtttttattatcaaatttcACTCTTACACCttaaaatttttacatttttcccGCTAATTCTGCCAAACTCGTCCCTGGATGGTAGACAGGGACAGTCGGGAAAATCTCGTCAATCCATTCTTGCCCGGAACTAATTAGATGACGAGGCATTTGATTGCATTAATGttcttatgttttttcttatatatatattttttaaatgagcaAAAGGCACAGATGCATTCAAAAGACCTCTAAAAGAGTTCTGATGTGACGTTTTGCAAATAGGGGACAACCACGTAGTTGCGACCCGCCATGTGGTATGCTCAGATGCTGATGTGGTTGGTCTAAATACAGCGAATGCGTCGAGGGATTGGTGACAATCTGAATTCGGCATGAAATTATATGCCAGCATGGCATTTATGTCCATCCTTCCGCGGTGAGATCCTGGCGTAGATCATGGAGATTGGACTCCGAGACATTTTGCATTTGGGTTCATCCATATGTCCATTGCTGTAATagaatcatttcattttttaggGGTTAGACTTATAGTATAGCCAAAATGACAAACAATGTTTAGGGGGCTTTTGGTCGTCCCATGCAAATTGAATGATTCCATTATATCATGGATGCAAATTTGGAACCTAGCTTGTGTCAACTTTGAAAGTTTCCATTTTATCTTATGTACTATTATTTGCAAATAAGGAACCTCCCATTTTGACTTGAAAACtcatcttcaaaattcaaagtcaaaaactctttatttaactttttggATAAGTTTTCGGGTTTAAAAGTGGCATTTACTCGCACAGCAGGAACCTTGACTTTAATATAAgtgagtgtttgataaatcaacttaataactttaagtgatttaataactttatttaattaataaataaattaaatatgtttaataaagtaatttaatgatatgaattcaaataataaataataataataagtaaaaataattaacttatttttaaattcacttttttattttatatttttattctcatttacCTTATTTTACCTTTgtgattttctttaaatataatttaacttaaaatcaactttaaTCATTatgtaataagtattaagtttgaCCAAATACTCTTAAGTATAATTTTACCGAGGAATGtgctaaatataatttaaattaattaaaaatttataaaattttatattacttaatctttatataaaagtggaaaaatcttggaaaagtatataaaattaatttattgatattaaatcattttttatctttgttttatttttttaatatttctctATTCTATTTTTTGTCCCCATAGGCaagtttttgtttaattaaatcaatttttgaaagtgTAAAGACTTTAAAGTGGAAATCAAGGGTTTAATTAGCTacattttcaaaaagaattattaaaaataattctttttattaaaaacatttttttatatttttcaaaataaaatttgtttgataacttagaatatatttattatgatttttaaaatattttttaaaataatttttatatgtaatactttatttttaaatattatttaatttatataactatttttaaaaataaccttaaaaaacaaataaaaacactttaaaaaaactaaaatatgtttttaaaaaacactattttcacataataatatttaaaaatatatttggaaacaattaataacaaaaaagtgtttttatatttttttattctaaaaacaaaaaacccttgttaaaaacaatttccatgaCCATCACCCAAGCCCTAAATAAAATGCAatgaaattattcaaaatttaaaggGAGGCAACCCTGCATGTTTTGGGGAGCAATAGTGGGTGGTATGTATAATGATATTATTAGTCAAAAgttttaaatagattaattcCTGAATTTTGTAATCATCTAAGAAAGGGATATTATACTTTGCCTTTTGCTTAAAGGTCAAATCCCAATAACACAACCTTACAATAAGATATTGGGCATATATACTTGTATTTTGTCAATGAATTTAGTGGTATATTAAAGTatttgtagaataaaaaaaatcaaaacaagaatcaagcttataattttttaagggaaaaaatggagaagaaaagaagaagaagaagaaaatttgaacaaattttcattgttttgttGTTCAAGAATAAATTGAagggaaaaatatcaaattatttagcAACAtgatttctcaaaattttttctcatattctctttttaaggaaaatacataggaaaatctttcaatcttttttttctcatctctATGTTGCTATTGGTTACGTTTTGTTATcgaaaaatagttaaaaaaagaagaagttaaaaagtgattttctcatatttaatttcatcatataaaataaaaacaaataaagtataattaaaattagttaaaattatatatatatatatatatatatatatatatatatttaaattatttaatttttagcaAGGTTTGAAAAATCGGATTTGTTCCTCAAAATATCGGTGAAAAATTGGTCATTGACAGTGGCCCAAATGAAATCGGCCACCAATAATTGGTTGGgtatatatttatcatttttttaaattatttatttttaatttatcttttattttaaatttatattatcatttatttttaactaattttcatatttatctcattaatcttattttaaaatattaaaaatataattttactcaaaattgctataatataaaaaatttaataatgtcctaatattttataaattaaaattaatttgataagataaattattaataattttaatcatttaagtAAATTAATGTTAGTAGAAAAAATTGTCACCACATATTTGTaatcaaattttagaaattaaatcttaaataaaatattttatataaatcaatttaattttttatttaaaaggtaataaaacatgttttaataaaaatatttttaaaattttaaaataaattaatataaatatattaaaggaatttaaactatttttttttataaaaatttgataaatattatctttaatcataCTTATGCAAAttatacttacaaaataactttaatatatgtatttttacttattttatcatttttttgaaagttttctaatcattttcatgaattttaaacCATTTATGTTCCAtaaaatatccatcgatatttttccgatattttcaatatatccgtaaaatctaAAAACCTATTTGtatttaccaatattttaaATCTTGATCTTTAcatgtaaaaagaaaaataaatgaaatcactttaaaataatatataaaaataatttaatgattttcattttttttttcatttactttCTACCATTGATCACTAGCTCTAACGATCAAAGGGCTCTCTGTTTGATCCTAGGTTAGAAAGCTTGACAATTTGTTCACCCCGTTAGTAAAAGTCGTTTTCCTTTTGCTAAAAACTCTTCTTCCTTCGAGAAGGCAAGTCAGTAGGTCATAACAATTATTTGCTTGTTAAATAACCTCCCGATGACCCAGCTTTGAGAGTCTTTGTATATTTTGACATTTCTTTTCATTCATAAACTAACGAAATGACATATATCAACAAAACTTTTAATAACTCTTCTTTAAGAGCTCCCctattttttaccaaaaaatatttattatcaaatattaatttaaaatttattttaaaaaccttatcatatatatatatattgaaaagaaaatatcaaaatattataaaatagatCTAATTCTATTAAAATTACTCACTTGTGGTAAAGCCGTAAAGGTTTATGCTTATCTAGCGTAGGTTCACGCACTACTCCCACCTatctcaataaataaataaataaataaataacctgCCCCAGAAAAGGCGACGGCACATAGGGACAGGCAGCGCCAACCACTACATCACTGACCCAAATAAATGTTACCGaagcaaaattaaattacatggCATTCATCATATGCCCCACCGAATCCCACTCTCCACTCCTCTCACAATAcatcatcaatatatattttttccctcCTATCtttgtaatttaaatttttatcatatgatCATGACCATACcattcctatttatttatttatttgtagttAGGGGACATGCATGGCCTACTAACGTTTAGTATTATTTGCTTGACAATATAGTTCGTGATGAAAtctcataaaaaaatcaattatttttttagaaaatatttttattaaaaagagaaaaaaaatggcgaagatttatcattttgattatatatgtataaaatttaaaggataaagttatttttatataaataaaaggtaaaaatatttatatgaaaaagaggtggaaataaaaaaaatggagggttAGATTTATAAATTGGGAGTTATTTATCtcctttaatcaaataaccattTATCCTTCACAAAGATATTAAGTGGgtatttggtaaatcaacttaataacttaatttaagtcattaagtaaattaagtaaaacctaatgatatatataacttaaagtaaaaaataattttaagtaaaagataaaaataattaacttattcttaactCCATATCtttattatacattttttatcttatttatcataattacTTCTAccatttattttacttatctACAACTTTCATTGTTACTTAACTTTTTTtgtcataattatattttacgATAATAAATATgccaatttgatgatttaaaataaattttaagttaattttatcatacaATCTCAACACTTAAAgttataattaagtaataagttttaaataaatgtataatttaacttaaagctAACTTAAATTATTAGACAATAAGTactaagttttatcaaacactttgTATTTGTGTATAATGTAAAAGTTTAAAtgtattcttattatttttaattattacataaaacactttataataaataattgaaaatacctacaatttgttttaaaaaataatttatttttttagaataaattataaaaataaatttagatcaaaagtttgtcaaacatCCTCTCGgatttatagttttttatttttcctttaataaattttatataaaatataagaaatattttcaaagaaaaaatttgttttaaaaattattattaaaaaccatccttttaaaacaaatatcttaaaaaagagaaatcaattataatatcaCATATCTATAATTTGGTCATATTACTTTGTGAGACTTCAATAGTGCATTCACGACACGGTTAACCtcttatttacaaaacaatccCCCTCTAGCGACACTCATAGAGTTTGAATATTCGAACCCATAATCTCTCGactttaataccatttgtaGGATCTTAAGTGTTATTAACTCCCCTAAAAATAATTGTTGTCAGGAAATACGTAAACCCTAATTTTATAGTGTATTTATCTCATCATTcatgaaatttgaatataaagGGAATTGATGGATGTGGTCAATATTTGTTCTGTCAATATACTTTATAcctaatttgtattttattatttttatacaccGACACaagttttattatatacttttagttcatatttttaataattgagatTCCAAGTTGGACACTTACCatactttaaaaattttctaaattataactttttactttaaaattaaattattaaataataacttGATGATACATGTGAGTACACAGACCCTCCAACTAATTTCTTCTTATTCTACTAAACTTAAATTTATTGGTCGGACAATAGAATCCCGCCACCCAAACAGTCTCCTGATTGGAAAGAGTCGAATTCTAATCCAATTCCCTAGTAGCACACGCGTGTTTTGACACTTGACAGGgaccttaaaaattaaaatgaagaaaGTCAAAAGAAAATACAATGATTAAATTCTTAAACCAATGGATTTTTCCCAAGACCCTGTAATACTTAGGTTAACTAATCAAGTTAGGCATCTAtcattttgaatgaattggaaCATCAAGACGAGTCAAGTCAACTAGCCACCTCTCAAATAGAAATAAGTACAATATTTTGGtgcaaatataattaaaatgggttatttgattaaaagggtcattAGAAACcccattttgaaaatataaccCTTTATTTTTTTGACATCATTTTGACGAAAATACCCTcatcattttcttgtaaaattgacattttttttaaaacatattacaaatacttgaaataattaaagGTATTTATATCCAAAAAATGGGttactcttaaaaaaaatcgaaagggataaatttataaatatggaaattatttcattcattttaaccaattaatttaattaaatttaagatgACAAGACATATAATAGAACCTTCATGGTTAAGGATGACAAACACGAGTCtgagaataaataatttacTTGCAAAAACATAATTTACATAATAAATATTCTAtcgaaattattttcaaactagTGCATACGATCTTAAGGTATCTATATTATAAAACCGTATTTGCTAACTacagttttaaatttaaaatagtcaAAACCTAACTACAATTGTAAACTTAAACTTAAAATCGTAGTTACCAACTACAACtttatatttaaagaaaaattcaaactaCGGTTTTGACATTTTATTTAGATTAAAAACTTTGCAAATAATTAGGGCTTTTGATGAGCAAGGAGGATAAGGAAAAATTAGTTTGTATTGATGatgagaatttgttttgaaaactgATTGGTTCGGGTATAGTTAGGGTTGAAAATGGGGGTAATATTTGCcaagatgaaaataaattataaatgagttggtagtgattttgagaatttgtttttaatttttattgggTTTGGAGTAAGTTCCTATCCATTGAAAAGTTCTTAAGCTTCTTTTGAACCAAAAGGGGGTAAGAGAATGAAATTCTAAATTACTTCTCCAAATACATAACATGGCCCAGATCCATTTGAGGCCTGACACAACCCATCGATGTCAAAGCCCAAAGTTGATAGGGCTTGGGCCaaagaatttaatattttcaaatgagatGAGATTGTATCTCAAGATATCAGAGTGGCGCAGCGGAAGCGTGGTGGGCCCATAACCCACAGGTCCCAGGATCGAAACCTGGCTCTGATaagaagtttttattttctttttccgaAAGACACGACGTCGTTTCATATATCTTTTTATAACAGCTGAAACGACGTCGCCTGACTCCCAGGTTTAATTTGTTTAAAGTAACATAAAACGACGTCGTCTGACTATCAGGTTTAAAATAACATCGCTTCATCTGATTGGCTAGCTTTTGTCAATATGCCGCGATATATCATGAATCGACCTAAGaagataaaagagaagaaaaaacaaaaaaacaaatataataaagaaaatacaaaaaacgaGAACGGAAGATGAAAGAAGAGAAAGTAAAGAAAAGAAGACCCCCTCGAAGCCCTAACTCCAAAATCTCGCGATAAATCGAAAATTCCCAAACCTGCAACTTCCGTTTATCTCTCTCCTTCCCTGTGTGAGTATATTGAAGTTCTCGctattttctcttcattttgattctttgaaCCTCCCAAtgctttttgccttttttatttaatttattttttgttttggattttgaagctgtttggttactgagaaaGTGGAGTAAAAAGGAGaggaaattttaaatattgggATGGGATTTGGTTTTTAACACCCATTCACTTTGAATCAATGGAATATTAAGGGTTCCAAGTTCTGTTAtttgctttcctttttctcagcaaccaaacagagtaTGGCTAGTGGTTTTCCTGTGCACACTGTGGTGTTCCACAGCGGATTGACGAAAAGCCAAGTGCTTAATgctccatttggttgctgagaaagtgTGGGAAGGGGAAAGAAAGCTTAACTAAGTGAAGTGGTTGTGTTTGTGTTGGTTGAAGGGAGTTTTCTGCTTGATCCTGGTCTTAAATTATGAGAAGTTCCTGATGGTGAATCTGGGAAATTTTCAggctgttttttctttttccaggATCTGAACTTATCCGAACTATAGAATTTATGATTTCTTTACGATTTTCCATGagatttttctataaaattacGAAAAAACTCATGCTAAAAGAAAACTCTAGAATTTATAATGCATAAATAACCTGTTCTGCCAATGAAATGTTGGGTTCATTGTTGTTTCAGTTAATGGCGTGCTCTTAAAAAAATCCGGGCAGTAGAAAGTGTTTGTGGTAGTTTTATCAGCTTGCTTTGCTCTAGTTTGTTGCTTAGTTGTGAGCATTCCAATGGGACTTTCAATTCTTTTCTTccagttgtttttttttgtttcaaaatggTCCATGAAGAAGAATAGACTTGCAAGAGGAAATTCAATACTTTGGGGGAAAGAGAACTCTTAttcctttgaatttttgaaactGTAATTCAATGGTAGCCTACTCCAAACCTGTGATCTTAGTTATATTGCCTTCTTTGAAGCTAATATAATAGAGGCAAAATGTTTTGTTGCCTTGAATTTGCTTTGAAGGTCCTAGTGCAGAAAGGATACACATTACAGGGAAGATTTCCAAAGTCGAGAGGAATGTTAAATGGGTAGTTGGGCAATTTAAGTCTATATTGTGATCTAGAAGTATCAAAGAAGGGACAGGACTCTTGTAGTTTTGCATATATGAGACAGCTCAATCACTCTATAATCATTTTCCAAAGAAAGGAAGAATTGCTGGTAAGATGACCATAGAGGGCAGTTCATCTTGAAGAAATCCTAAGGTTCCTAACATATTTGATTTGGAAACCCAGGCTTGAAATAGAAAATGTCACTCTCTTCTCTCTACTAGCAAATTTAGGAATCAGACCATATGTAGAGTAGGATGAACTTATAAATTGGACTTATGGGTCCTTAAAGAAGCTGGGTTTGCTCAAAAGTTAATGATAAGTATTCTCAATTTCTTTACTTGTGCTCTTCCATAGCAGCTTCTGAAATTCTTTTATAGGTACTTTTGATCTTTTAATAATTGCCTTCTTGTAATTTCTTCTTTGCTGCTTGTGTAGGTCTGCATACAGGTTAACAGGGCATTTCCTTCATCAGCAGTAAGTCCAAGCTTAATATTCTGTAATCATTTATTGGTAAAAGTTTGATATGTTTTAAACTACAATCTCATGTaacattttccttttgaatttgAGAAATCGTCTACATGCTTTTTAATCAGTACTATTGGATATAAATACTGGCTTCAGTTGGTTGGTCTAACTTTTCATCATCACACCTTGTCTGTTTCCCTTACCTTACATGGTTAAATATTTAGGACTTAAGTTATGTTTGAGTGCTGTGGTTCTCCGTTCATGACTTTCAAATTAAGCGTTGTATGACCCATTAGAGTTCCAATTGAATGCTAAAACTTCTTCAAGCCTATCAGCTCAGCAAGGCCTTAATCCTAATTATCTGGGGCTGGCCAAGAAACACCTGTTCCGCTATTCTGTTCATTCTCAGGCCAATCATCTCGTTCTGCTGGAAACTACATAATCTTCTTTTTTCACAACTATTGTAAGAGAATTTGGTGTTTATCTGCTGATTATTTGAGTTAAAGGGGAAGAAAATCTCACATGATTGAGTTGACCCTTTTCTTAGATGAACTCAAAATTGGAATATTCCTACTTCATAAGTTGGACATATGGTATCCGAAATAAGTTAGTCATTTGAACTCTCTGGCACAAATGTGTTGTTGTCaaataagagagaaaatggagTACAGAAGTTACTGACATATAGATAACTGATTATAAGTTTGTTTTCTGGCAGTGGTACGAGAAAAGGATGTTTGTTGGGAATATGCAGAGAAGTTAGATGGAAACAAGGTGAGATGCAAATTTTGCCTTAGAGTTTTAAATGGTGGCATTAGTAGATTGAAGCATCATTTATCCCGGCTTCCCAGTAAAGGTGTAAATCCATGTAGCAAAGTTAGGGATGATGTTACTGATAGAGTGAGGGCCATAATATCATCAAAAGAAGATGGGAAAGAAACTTCTAGTGCTAAGAAGCAAAGAGTAGCAGAAGCTAAATCTCCTGGAAATTACTCTGCAATTAAAGCTCTCATGTCTGTAGAGACACCATCACCAATTGCAAAAATTTTCCCACCAATCACTCACATGGGTCCTTCCTCATCAAATGATGGAGAAAATGCGGAGAGGAGTATTGCTCtgttcttttttgaaaataagctAGACTTTAGTGTTGCTCGTTCTTCATCCTATCAGCTAATGATAGAAGCAGTATCAAAGTGCGGTCATGGATTTAGAGGCCCATCTGCAGAAATCCTGAAGACTACATGGTTGGAAAGGATTAAGTCTGAAGTGAGCCTACAGTCAAAAGACATTGAGAAGGAGTGGGCTACCACAGGCTGTACCATCATTGCAGACACATGGACAGACAATAAATCAAGAGCTTTGATTAACTTCTTGGTTTCATCACCCTCCAGAACCTTTTTCCATAAATCAGTGGACGCATCCTCATATTTcaaaaacacaaaatatcttgctGATTTATTTGATTCTGTTATTCAAGATTTAGGCCCTGATAATGTTGTGCAAATAATCATGGATAGCACTCTCAATTATACTGGTGTAGCTAGCCATATCGTGCAGAACTATGGAACTGTGTTTGTGTCTCCCTGTGCTTCTCAGTGCTTGAATCTGATTTTAGAGGATTTTTGTAAGATAGATTGGGTGAACAGATGTATACTGCAAGCACAGACTATATCAaagtttatatataataatgcATCAATGCTTGATCTAATGAAGAAATCCACTGGGGGACAAGATCTCATTAGGACTGGTATAACAAAGTCTGTTTCCAACTTCCTCTCATTGCAGTCTATGTTGAAGCAGAGGCCAAGATTGAAGCATATGTTTGGTAGCTCAGAATATTCTACAAACTCTTACTCAAATAAACCACAAAACATATCTTGTATTGCCATTCTTGAAGACAATGATTTCTGGAGGGCAGTGGAAGAGTGTGTGGCGATTTCTGAGCCCTTTCTGAAAGGGTTAAGGGAAGTTTCTGGAGGGAAACCTGCTGTGGGATCTATATATGAGCTAATGACCAAGGCCAAGGAATCAATTAGGACATACTATATTATGGATGAAAGTAAGTGCAAGGCATTTTTAGATATAGTAGATGGAAGGTGGCGGAACCAGCTCCATTCACCTCTACATGCAGCAGCAGCATTTTTGAACCCTAGCATCCAATATA contains these protein-coding regions:
- the LOC100265581 gene encoding uncharacterized protein LOC100265581; its protein translation is MVREKDVCWEYAEKLDGNKVRCKFCLRVLNGGISRLKHHLSRLPSKGVNPCSKVRDDVTDRVRAIISSKEDGKETSSAKKQRVAEAKSPGNYSAIKALMSVETPSPIAKIFPPITHMGPSSSNDGENAERSIALFFFENKLDFSVARSSSYQLMIEAVSKCGHGFRGPSAEILKTTWLERIKSEVSLQSKDIEKEWATTGCTIIADTWTDNKSRALINFLVSSPSRTFFHKSVDASSYFKNTKYLADLFDSVIQDLGPDNVVQIIMDSTLNYTGVASHIVQNYGTVFVSPCASQCLNLILEDFCKIDWVNRCILQAQTISKFIYNNASMLDLMKKSTGGQDLIRTGITKSVSNFLSLQSMLKQRPRLKHMFGSSEYSTNSYSNKPQNISCIAILEDNDFWRAVEECVAISEPFLKGLREVSGGKPAVGSIYELMTKAKESIRTYYIMDESKCKAFLDIVDGRWRNQLHSPLHAAAAFLNPSIQYNPEIKFIGAIKEDFFKVLEKLLPTSDMRRDITNQILLFTRATGMFGCNLAREARDTVPPGLWWEQFGDSAPVLQRVAIRILSQVCSTSTFERHWNTFQQIHSEKRNKIDKETLNDLVYINYNLKLARQMKMKSSEADPLQFDDIDMTSEWVEETENPSPTQWLDRFGSALDGSDLNTRQFNAAIFGSSDTIFGL